The sequence GGCGCTGGCCGCCGGAAAACTCGTGCGGATAGCGCAGCATGGCGTCCGCGGGCATGCCCACTTCTTCCAGCAGACCGCCTATACGGGCGCGCCGCGCTTTGGCGTCCATCTCGGGCTGATGCATTGTCAGCCCTTCGCCGATGATCTGCTCCACCGTCATACGTGGCGACAACGAGCCGAACGGATCCTGAAACACGACTTGCATGCGCGAATACAACGCCCGGCGGGAACGCGCGGTTTTCAGGGTGGCGAGCGGCAAACCGTCGATATGGATATGACCCGCCGCCGGTCGCTGCAGGCCGAGCACCGTGGCAGCCAGGGTCGATTTGCCCGATCCCGATTCGCCGACGATACCGAGCGTTTCGCCGCGGCGCACGCTCAGATCGACGTCGTGCACCGCGCGGAAGGTGGAGCGCCCGAACATGGAACGCCAGCCTTTCGCGGCGGTGCTGTAGTCGACGGCAAGTCCCTGCACGTCGAGCAAAGGCCGCGCATCCGGCTCGACCGGCTCCACCGCACGTTGCGGCTCGCTGTCCAGCAGGCGTTGGGTGTAGGGATGCTGCGGATTGGAGAACAATGCTTCAGTCGTATTGGTTTCGACCAGCACGCCCTTCTCCATCACTGCGACGCGCTGCGCGAAACGCTTCACCAGATTCAGGTCATGGGTGATCAGCAGCACAGCCATGCCACGCTCGGCTGCTTCCTGCTCCTGCAACGCGATCAACAGATCGACGATCTGCTGACGGACGGTGACGTCGAGCGCGGTGGTCGGTTCATCGGCAAGCAGCAGGCGTGGCCGGCACGCGAGCGCCATCGCGATCATCGCACGCTGCCGCTGGCCGCCGGACAGTTGATGCGGAAAGCTGTCGATGCGCCGTTCCGGCTCTGGAATACCAGTGCGCCTGAGCAACTCGATGCCGCGCTTACGCGCCGCGTTCGGCCGCAAGCCTTCGTGCAGGCGCAAGCTCTCGGCAATCTGCTTGCCGATCGTGAAGAGCGGATTGAGCGCCGTCATCGGCTCCTGAAATACCATCGCCACGTCGGCGCCGCGCAGGCCACGCATCTGCTGCTCGGTTTTCTGCAGCAGATCCTCGCCGTCGAGCAGCATGCGCCCGCTCAGCTCGGCGTGTTCGACGAGGCGCAGAATCGACAACGCAGTGACGCTCTTGCCGGAGCCCGACTCGCCGACTAGCGCAACGCGCTCGCCGCGCGCGATCGAGAGGCTGAGTTCATGCACGGCGATCTTGTCGCCGAAACGCACGGAGAAACGGTCGATTTCCAGCAACAGCCGGCCGATTGGCGCTTGACTCATCGCGGACCTCCGCCGAAAGCCGAACCGCGTTTGCGCGTATCGAGCGCATTACGTAATGCGTCGCCCATGAAGGTCAACAACAGCAGCGTGATCACCAAAGCAGCGAATGCCGAAATCGAAATCCACCACGCGTCGAGGTTGTTTTTGCCTTCCTGAAGCAATTCGCCAAGGCTCGGCGTCGGCGGCGGTACACCCAATCCAAGGAAGTCGAGACTGGTCAGCGACAGAATCGCCGCGCTCATGCGGAACGGCAGAAACGTGATCACCGGCGTCAAGCTATTCGGCAGCACATGGCGCCACATGATCTGCCAGTTCGAGAGCCCCATGGTGCGGGCCGCCCTCACGTAATCCAGCGAGCGGTTACGCAGGAACTCGGCGCGTACGTAGTCGGAGAGCACGAGCCAGCCAAACATCGATAGAAGAATAAAGAGCAACCATAGCGTCGGCTCGAAGATCGACGCGAAAATGATCAGCAGGTACAGGTCAGGCATCGAGCTCCATATCTCGATCAGACGCTGGCCGATCAGATCGGTGCGTCCGCCGTAGAAGCCCTGCACCGCGCCCGTCAGGACGCCGATCAGGACGCCGGATACAGTGAGCGCGAACGCCATCAGCACCGAGAGCCGGAAGCCGTACAGCAGCCGCGCAAGCACGTCGCGGCCGTACTGGTCCGTGCCGAGCCAGTTGCTTCTGGTGGGCGGCGCCGGGTAAGGATGGGCAGCGAAGTAGTCGATCGTGTCGTAGTGGAAATGATTCGGCGGATAGATCGCAAAGTTGCCGTTCGATTCGAGCCGCGAGCGGATATACGGATCGAGATAATTCGCGCGCGCCGGAAAATCGCCGCCGAAAATCTTCTCCGAATAGTCCTTTGCGATTGGAAAGTAATAGTGCCCGTCATAGCGGACGATCAGCGGCCGATCGTTGGACAGCACCTCGCCGAACAGGCTGATGACAAACAGCGATACGAAGATCACGAGACTCCAGTAACCGAGCCTCTGCTGCTTGAAGCGCAGCCATGTGCGCCGCCAGGGAGACGGCGACGCCACGTGCGCCGCACTGGACAGATCAGCGGTCCAGGCGGTTGAATTGGATGCGGGGGTCGACGAGGACATAGCAGACGTCAGCAATGAGTTTGGTTACGAGGGCGATCAGCGTGAACAGAAACAGCGAGCCGAGCACGACCGGATAGTCACGGCGAATCACCGAGTCATACGAAAGTTGACCCATGCCGTCGAGCGAGAACAGGGTTTCAATCAACAGATTGCCGTTCAGGAAGGCGCCGACGAAGGCCGCCGGCAAACCAGTCAGTAAGGGAATCGCCGCATTGCGCAGCACGTGCTTCCACAGCACGTCGCGCTCCGGCGCACCTTTGGCACGTGCGGTCAATACGTATTGACGTCCGATCTCCTCGAGGAAGGTGTTCTTGGTCAGGATCGTGACGATCGCGAAGTTGCCGACGACTGACGCCGTGACCGGCAGCACGATGTGCCACAGGTAATCGAGCAGCTTGCCGAAGGTGCTGAGGTCGCTGAAGTTATCCGAGGTGAGACCGCGCATCGGAAACACCTGCCAGAACGTGCCGCCGCCGAACAGCATCAGCAACAGCACACCCAGCACGAAACCAGGAATCGCATAGCCGGCGAGCACCAGCACGCTAGTCACCGTATCGAAGCGCGAGCCGTTGCGCACCGCTTTCGCAATGCCCAACGGCACCGATATCAGATACGTGAGCATCACCGTCCATAACCCGAGCGTGATCGACACCGGCAGCTTCGATTTGATGACGTCCCACACGCTGTCATGCTGATAGTAGGACTGGCCGAGGTCGAACGTCGCGTAGCGCTTGAGCATCAGGACGTAGCGCTCGAGCGGTGGCTTGTCGAAGCCGAACTGCTTCTTGATCTGCTCGAGTTGCTGCGGATCGACCCCCTGGCTGCCGTGATAGCCGCCTCCACCCGCCCCCGCCTCTCCGCCACGGCCAACGCCGTGGCGGAGTTGCGTCATCACCTGCTCGACCGGCCCACCCGGCACGAACTGTGTGACGACAAAGGTCAGCGTGACCACGCCGAGCAGCGTCGGCACCATCAACAGCAATCGTCTGAGAATGTAGGCAAGCATGCTGTTCCTCAGTGGGCCGCGGCCGTGGTTGAACCCGCGGATTGCGCGGCCTGGAGTTTCTGTGTCGCGGGTGCGCCCGGTGCTTTCGCATACCAGTAGTCGATGACCCAGTCTTCGTACAGGTAGGAATTCGGCACGGTCTTCGGAAAGCCGAGCGTGGTCTTGTAGCCAATGCGCGCGCCCGGTGCGTAGTACTCGGGCACGAGATAAAACGAATAGATCAGCACGCGATCCAGCGCACGGGTCGCCGCTTCCAGATCGTCGAGATTGGTGGCAGAGAGTGCGGAGTGAATCAGTGAATCGACCGCCTTCGAACGGATACCCGTATAGTTCTCGGAGCCGACTTCGGACGCAGCCGCGCTGCCGAAGCGGCGCGTCAGTTCAGCGCCCGGAATCGTGACCGGCGGATAGATGAAGGTGGTCATGTCGTACTCGAAATTATCCAGACGCTTCTCGTACAACGCGCTGTCGATCTCGCGCATGTGGGCCTGAATGCCGAGCATGTCGAGCGCCTGCATATACGGCAGGATCAGACGATCCATGCCGGGCTGGTCGTCCATGATCTCGATCGTCATCGCCGTACCGTTGGCGTCGCGCAATGCACCGTCACGGTAGTGCCAACCGGCTTGTGCCAGCAGATCGCGCGCGACGCGCAAATTGCCGCGCAAGGAATTCGGTGGAATCGTGTCGGGTTGCTTGAGCATCGGACCGAACACGTCCGGCGGCACGCTGCCGCGCAGCGGTTCGAGCAGCGCCAACTCCTTAGGGCTCGGCATGCCGGTCGCGCCGAATGGACTGGCCTCGAAATAGCTGTTCGTACGCCGGTATTGGCCGTAGAACATCATCCGGTTCATCCAGTCATAGTCGAGTGCCAGCGTAAGCGCGTGGCGCACGCGTGGATCCTGGAACATCGGCTTGCGCATATTCATCAGCATGCCCTGCATCTGCGCGGGGCCGTCGGCAAATTCGCCCTTCTTCAGGAGCCCGTTGTCGAAGTTCTTGCCGACATATTTGCGCGCCCACTGCGTCGCGCTGTATTCGACGATGACGTCCGCATCGCCCGCCTTGAAGGCCTCGAGTTGCGTGTAATGGTCGCGATACAGATTGAAGGTGATGCGCTCGAAACGGAACATACCGCGTCGCGATGGCAGATTCGCCGCCCAGTAATCGGGATTGCGGCGATACGTGATCTGCTTGTCGTTCTTGCGTCCTTCGATCAGATATGGGCCACTGCTGATCGGTGGCGTGGAAGAGATCTGGTCGAATGGCAGGCGCTTGCCGTCAGGCTGCATCCCCCATTTCTGCGAGAAGATCGGCAGGTCGCCCGCAATCAGCGGCGCATCGCGTTCGGGATGCTTGAACTCGAAGCGGATCGTGTTCTTATCGATGACGGTCGCGCTTTTGATCACCGAAAATTGCGCATTGAAAAGCGGCGATGCCTGCGGACTTGTCAGCGTATCGTATGAATACTTGACGTCGGCTGCGGTGATCGGGTCGCCGTTCGAAAAGCGAGCGGCGGGATTGATATGGAACGTCGCTGACGTCAGATCCGGCGCCACCTCGACATCGTCGGCGATCAGCGGATATTCGGAGGCCAGCTCGTCCCAGCTACGCTGCATCAGCGTATCGAACATCAGATTCTGGATGTCGGGCGCGGGCGCGCCACGCACCAGAAACGGATTCAGCGAATCGTAGGTTTGCAGTTCGCTATAGTTTTCGAAACTCAGCGAGCCGTTAGCCGGCGCGTCGGGATTCGCGTAGTCGAAATGCGTGAAATCGGCGGGATATTTCGGCTGGTCGTATTGCGAAATGGACGGCTTCGCCTGCACCGTCGTCGGGATCGCTCCGCATACCGCCACTATGCCAGGCGCAGCGGCAACGGCGAACGAGATGCTCGCGGCGCAGCGCACTGCGCCGAGCAAACATCCCATCGCGTCGTGCAGGCGCAGCAGTCCGGAATTCATCATTCTTTTCATCAGCCCATACAGTGCGCACCGGCTCGTGACCTGTGCGCGATTCGTCCTGCGGCACGAGT comes from Burkholderia sp. GAS332 and encodes:
- a CDS encoding microcin C transport system ATP-binding protein; the encoded protein is MSQAPIGRLLLEIDRFSVRFGDKIAVHELSLSIARGERVALVGESGSGKSVTALSILRLVEHAELSGRMLLDGEDLLQKTEQQMRGLRGADVAMVFQEPMTALNPLFTIGKQIAESLRLHEGLRPNAARKRGIELLRRTGIPEPERRIDSFPHQLSGGQRQRAMIAMALACRPRLLLADEPTTALDVTVRQQIVDLLIALQEQEAAERGMAVLLITHDLNLVKRFAQRVAVMEKGVLVETNTTEALFSNPQHPYTQRLLDSEPQRAVEPVEPDARPLLDVQGLAVDYSTAAKGWRSMFGRSTFRAVHDVDLSVRRGETLGIVGESGSGKSTLAATVLGLQRPAAGHIHIDGLPLATLKTARSRRALYSRMQVVFQDPFGSLSPRMTVEQIIGEGLTMHQPEMDAKARRARIGGLLEEVGMPADAMLRYPHEFSGGQRQRIAIARALAVEPELLVLDEPTSALDVSIQKQVLNLLTNLQKKYKLSYLFITHDLAVMRAMAHRVIVMKSGRIVEAGDTLDVLHAPSHPYTQSLLASSLIVSPAGATKTHTGTVND
- a CDS encoding microcin C transport system permease protein — its product is MSSSTPASNSTAWTADLSSAAHVASPSPWRRTWLRFKQQRLGYWSLVIFVSLFVISLFGEVLSNDRPLIVRYDGHYYFPIAKDYSEKIFGGDFPARANYLDPYIRSRLESNGNFAIYPPNHFHYDTIDYFAAHPYPAPPTRSNWLGTDQYGRDVLARLLYGFRLSVLMAFALTVSGVLIGVLTGAVQGFYGGRTDLIGQRLIEIWSSMPDLYLLIIFASIFEPTLWLLFILLSMFGWLVLSDYVRAEFLRNRSLDYVRAARTMGLSNWQIMWRHVLPNSLTPVITFLPFRMSAAILSLTSLDFLGLGVPPPTPSLGELLQEGKNNLDAWWISISAFAALVITLLLLTFMGDALRNALDTRKRGSAFGGGPR
- a CDS encoding microcin C transport system permease protein, whose translation is MLAYILRRLLLMVPTLLGVVTLTFVVTQFVPGGPVEQVMTQLRHGVGRGGEAGAGGGGYHGSQGVDPQQLEQIKKQFGFDKPPLERYVLMLKRYATFDLGQSYYQHDSVWDVIKSKLPVSITLGLWTVMLTYLISVPLGIAKAVRNGSRFDTVTSVLVLAGYAIPGFVLGVLLLMLFGGGTFWQVFPMRGLTSDNFSDLSTFGKLLDYLWHIVLPVTASVVGNFAIVTILTKNTFLEEIGRQYVLTARAKGAPERDVLWKHVLRNAAIPLLTGLPAAFVGAFLNGNLLIETLFSLDGMGQLSYDSVIRRDYPVVLGSLFLFTLIALVTKLIADVCYVLVDPRIQFNRLDR
- a CDS encoding microcin C transport system substrate-binding protein, with protein sequence MMNSGLLRLHDAMGCLLGAVRCAASISFAVAAAPGIVAVCGAIPTTVQAKPSISQYDQPKYPADFTHFDYANPDAPANGSLSFENYSELQTYDSLNPFLVRGAPAPDIQNLMFDTLMQRSWDELASEYPLIADDVEVAPDLTSATFHINPAARFSNGDPITAADVKYSYDTLTSPQASPLFNAQFSVIKSATVIDKNTIRFEFKHPERDAPLIAGDLPIFSQKWGMQPDGKRLPFDQISSTPPISSGPYLIEGRKNDKQITYRRNPDYWAANLPSRRGMFRFERITFNLYRDHYTQLEAFKAGDADVIVEYSATQWARKYVGKNFDNGLLKKGEFADGPAQMQGMLMNMRKPMFQDPRVRHALTLALDYDWMNRMMFYGQYRRTNSYFEASPFGATGMPSPKELALLEPLRGSVPPDVFGPMLKQPDTIPPNSLRGNLRVARDLLAQAGWHYRDGALRDANGTAMTIEIMDDQPGMDRLILPYMQALDMLGIQAHMREIDSALYEKRLDNFEYDMTTFIYPPVTIPGAELTRRFGSAAASEVGSENYTGIRSKAVDSLIHSALSATNLDDLEAATRALDRVLIYSFYLVPEYYAPGARIGYKTTLGFPKTVPNSYLYEDWVIDYWYAKAPGAPATQKLQAAQSAGSTTAAAH